The genomic segment aagactgctaccaaaaaaaactaatatatatatatatatatatatatatatatatatatatatatatatatatatatatatatatatatatatatatatatatatatatatatatatatatataatcctcaAGGCCCGTACTGATAATTATAGTaattttagttaataataataatgatgctcATTAGCAGAGGTTGGTAAACAAAAGAAAGTTTTATCAGATGATTCAATTTATTTTAAACGGGTTATTCCGATGGCTTATGTAAGGATAGAAGGACAAGTTGGAGGTCCAGAGTAAAGTATGTACATAAAGGTCGTTAGCAGAGTCGTCGTAGAGTAGGTCAATATCCTCCTTATTTCTCGAAGGTGATGCCCCTAGCGCGCTGCTCCTCGGCGAAGGCGATCTGTGCGAGGgcatgagcggggagggggtggggcGTGGGGATCAGCGGGGACTCGGGCCTGAAGCCGTTCTCGTCGGCGACGTAGGTGACCACGGCGACGGTGCCGTCAGGAAGAGTGAATCTGAGAAGAGATGCAACACATAAAATATTGTAGAGAGGGATCTCTTGGCGTACAAACATGTAATGTTTTGTGTAATTATTCAGAAACAAAAAGTAGTCACTCGAATGGAAGGTGAGTCAGGAGGATTTGCATACCTGTAGCTGCCTTGGAAGTTGCTCTGGCCCTCAGCGCCAACGGTGCCGACACGTTCCTCGACGAGTCCATTGCTGGTTTCAAATTGGTATTTGAAGTTGCCGTCACCGTTGTCCTCGCGCTCGTCCACCAAGGTCTCTGCGTCCTGCTCAGGGCGAGGGGCGGCGGCGGCCAGGGCGACCAAGAGGGCGAGCAGAACCTGCGATTGTCAGGTGACAGGGTAGTAAATACTTCTTGAAGATTTTGATGTACAAATTGCAATCACATGAACGTGATATTTTCTCCTATGCATTCAGACCTTACTGATTCTATAGACCTTATATTCCGTTTAAATTAACATTGTGTGATACCGATTAAAGTTTTCAAACTTAACTAATGAGAAAATATCTCTGTAAATTTGTTAATTGATTTATGTACCCAAATTTATCCCTCTTGAGTTCGATGTTCCCAAAAGACCTTATTGGCAGTCAGTAGGAACGACTTGACATAATTATTTTACACAAAGGAGTCACCAGCGGGCCATACTAACTGCAGCTTCCCAATAACTTAACCATCGATGGGCACAAGTAGCTTCTGTGTTAAGGATTTGCTACGAGCCTGTAACTGATTCTTATTTCTCCCTGGAGCTTTGTAATTTACACTTGCTAAATGCTTTACATTAAGTACttccgtatttaataatacatcttcagatggaTCCTCctgaaaatgtattattaaacacgaaagtacttaaggaaattcctgtcttaatctttccgtcatatatatatatatatatatatatatatatatat from the Procambarus clarkii isolate CNS0578487 chromosome 69, FALCON_Pclarkii_2.0, whole genome shotgun sequence genome contains:
- the LOC123772324 gene encoding cuticle protein AMP1A-like; the encoded protein is MKLVLLALLVALAAAAPRPEQDAETLVDEREDNGDGNFKYQFETSNGLVEERVGTVGAEGQSNFQGSYRFTLPDGTVAVVTYVADENGFRPESPLIPTPHPLPAHALAQIAFAEEQRARGITFEK